A genomic window from Myotis daubentonii chromosome 4, mMyoDau2.1, whole genome shotgun sequence includes:
- the BASP1 gene encoding brain acid soluble protein 1 → MGGKLSKKKKGYNVNDEKAKDKDKKAEGAGTEEEGTPKENETQAAAETAGVKEGKEEKAEKDAQEASNKPDDKEAEKDTDAAKVDAPKAEPEQTEGAAEGKPETPKDAEQVATSGPAAGDAPKAPEAEAPAEPATATKVDDKSKEGGEPAKTEAPAAPASQETKSDGAPASDSKPSSTEAAPSSKETPAATEAPSSTPKAQAPAAPAAPADEVKPAEAPAMNSDQTVAVKE, encoded by the coding sequence ATGGGAGGCAAGCTGAGCAAGAAGAAGAAGGGGTACAACGTGAATGATGAGAAGGCCAAGGACAAAGACAAGAAGGCCGAAGGCGCGGGGACGGAAGAGGAGGGGACCCCGAAGGAGAATGAGACCCAGGCGGCTGCGGAGACCGCCGGGGTGAAGGAGGGCAAGGAGGAGAAGGCGGAGAAGGATGCCCAGGAGGCTTCCAACAAGCCCGACGACAAGGAAGCCGAGAAAGACACAGACGCGGCCAAGGTGGATGCTCCGAAGGCAGAGCCCGAGCAGACGGAGGGAGCAGCCGAGGGGAAGCCGGAGACCCCGAAGGATGCCGAGCAGGTGGCCACCTCGGGCCCCGCCGCAGGCGATGCCCCCAAGGCTCCCGAGGCCGAGGCCCCTGCGGAGCCCGCGACCGCCACCAAGGTGGATGACAAGAGCAAGGAGGGAGGGGAACCCGCAAAGACTGAGGCTCCCGCGGCTCCTGCCTCGCAGGAAACGAAAAGCGACGGGGCCCCAGCTTCAGACTCAAAACCCAGCAGCACTGAGGCTGCCCCATCGTCCAAGGAGACCCCAGCAGCCACGGAAGCACCCAGCTCCACGCCCAAGGCCCAGGCCCCCGCAGCCCCCGCAGCCCCCGCAGACGAGGTCAAACCTGCCGAGGCCCCGGCCATGAATTCCGATCAAACCGTGGCGGTGAAGGAGTAA